In Pasteurella multocida subsp. multocida OH4807, a genomic segment contains:
- a CDS encoding putative partitioning protein ParB (COG1475 Predicted transcriptional regulators), protein MQNDTIQILPIDKIRVLNPRTRNQKVFADLVENIATIGLKRPITVTPSSDNTEYYNLLCGQGRLEACQVLGELFIPCRVVSANSEESYLISLVENIARRKHSYIELLSGIKILNDRGYKPVDIARKIGFSKSHVNSILHLINAGEERLINAVEQGVLPMTIAISISRSDDQEVQRQLTELYTNGTLKSTDIAKIRNLIHRRNLAGKKANTGISSGIRSSIYNPKTIVNIYKEETERQQMMIKQADYDEKQLSIILSCLNKLFADKYFQLVLKSEHLDDMPKDLSQRMLKQREGNIYA, encoded by the coding sequence ATGCAAAACGACACCATTCAAATTCTTCCTATCGATAAAATTCGGGTACTCAATCCCAGAACGCGTAATCAGAAAGTCTTTGCTGATCTGGTCGAAAACATTGCAACGATTGGTCTTAAAAGGCCGATTACCGTAACACCATCTTCCGATAACACTGAGTATTATAATTTGTTATGTGGCCAAGGTCGGCTTGAGGCTTGTCAGGTACTTGGTGAGCTATTCATACCCTGTCGAGTCGTGAGTGCAAATAGCGAAGAAAGCTACCTGATCAGCCTTGTTGAGAACATTGCCAGACGTAAGCATTCCTATATTGAGCTACTTTCAGGCATCAAAATACTCAATGATAGAGGCTATAAACCCGTTGATATTGCTCGGAAAATTGGGTTTTCGAAAAGCCACGTCAACAGCATTTTACATCTTATTAATGCAGGGGAAGAACGTCTCATTAACGCAGTAGAACAAGGTGTTTTACCAATGACTATTGCTATTTCGATTTCTCGTTCAGACGATCAGGAAGTTCAAAGGCAACTCACGGAGCTTTACACTAACGGCACATTGAAAAGCACGGATATAGCCAAAATACGTAATCTGATCCACCGTAGAAACCTTGCAGGCAAAAAAGCTAATACAGGTATTTCAAGCGGTATCAGATCGTCTATTTATAATCCCAAGACGATTGTGAATATCTACAAAGAGGAAACGGAAAGACAGCAAATGATGATTAAGCAAGCAGATTATGATGAAAAACAACTCTCTATTATCTTGTCTTGCTTAAATAAACTCTTTGCAGATAAATACTTTCAACTCGTCCTTAAATCAGAGCATTTAGATGATATGCCAAAAGATTTAAGCCAACGAATGTTAAAACAACGTGAGGGAAATATTTATGCCTAA
- a CDS encoding site-specific recombinase (COG1961 Site-specific recombinases, DNA invertase Pin homologs): MVTRTNNQPKNQAVSYIRMSTEHQEFSPDLQRCFIEDYAKENGLEIIREYIDEGKSGLTAERRPQFLSMIKLVQSGQADFDHILVYDVSRWGRFMNIDESGHYEQICTHQGIKVHYCAEQFKGNDIGSQIYKAVKRWAAGDYCRELGVKVFNGQKNLIQHGFRQGGPAGFGLRRRLIDCQGNAKFDLQRGDRKSLQTDRVILVAGPKEEQEIVLQIYHDFVYQRKTEQQIADSLNAQGIVTDRNTAWTKGVVHQILINEKYVGHNVWNKCSASKTREHKGKNPVEEWVRAENVFEAIVPQALFNAAQTIIHQRSARLSDDEMLDQLKLLLKEKGKLSGLIIDEAENCPSSSSYSSRFGSLLNTYTLINYEPERDYHYVEINRLLRQQHKNFVQQTLDTIIELGGMVLTDDSTDLVHINNEFTASIVLSRCRPTPSGTKRWLIRFDTSLNPDITIAVRLNENATEILDYYLLPTTEKVNEKLRLAESNPAELEIYRHDNLDRFFIMVERILVKEFIYAKRHHSNSSYR; this comes from the coding sequence ATGGTTACACGTACAAATAATCAACCTAAAAATCAGGCAGTTTCCTACATTCGAATGTCAACAGAACACCAAGAATTTTCACCTGACCTTCAACGTTGCTTTATTGAAGATTACGCCAAAGAAAATGGGCTAGAGATCATTCGAGAATACATTGATGAGGGAAAAAGTGGATTAACCGCAGAGCGCCGCCCACAATTTCTTTCAATGATAAAGCTTGTGCAAAGCGGACAAGCCGATTTCGACCATATTTTGGTGTATGACGTAAGCCGTTGGGGGCGGTTTATGAATATTGATGAATCGGGCCACTATGAGCAGATTTGTACACATCAGGGGATTAAAGTCCATTATTGTGCCGAGCAATTCAAAGGAAATGATATTGGCTCTCAAATCTACAAAGCCGTGAAACGTTGGGCGGCAGGAGACTATTGCCGTGAACTCGGAGTAAAAGTATTTAACGGTCAAAAAAATCTGATCCAACACGGATTTCGACAAGGTGGGCCTGCGGGCTTTGGTTTGCGCAGACGGCTCATTGATTGCCAAGGAAACGCTAAATTCGATCTCCAACGTGGAGACAGAAAGAGCCTACAAACCGACAGAGTAATTTTGGTTGCAGGCCCAAAAGAAGAGCAAGAGATCGTGTTGCAAATTTACCATGATTTTGTTTATCAGCGTAAGACAGAACAACAAATTGCCGATAGTCTAAATGCACAAGGCATTGTTACCGATAGAAATACGGCTTGGACGAAAGGTGTAGTACATCAAATCCTCATCAACGAAAAATATGTCGGCCACAATGTTTGGAATAAATGTAGTGCCTCCAAAACACGTGAACATAAAGGCAAAAACCCCGTAGAAGAGTGGGTGCGTGCTGAAAATGTATTTGAAGCTATCGTACCACAAGCCTTATTTAATGCCGCCCAAACCATTATCCATCAGCGTTCTGCCCGATTATCTGACGATGAAATGTTAGATCAGCTCAAACTGCTTTTGAAAGAGAAAGGGAAACTATCAGGCCTAATCATTGATGAAGCCGAAAATTGCCCCTCAAGTAGCTCATACAGTAGCCGATTTGGAAGCCTACTTAACACCTATACCTTAATCAACTATGAACCTGAACGGGATTACCACTATGTCGAGATCAACCGATTACTCCGCCAACAGCATAAAAATTTCGTACAACAAACACTTGATACCATTATTGAATTGGGTGGAATGGTCTTGACCGATGACTCGACAGATCTAGTCCACATCAACAATGAATTTACCGCATCCATCGTATTAAGCCGTTGTCGCCCAACGCCATCAGGAACTAAAAGATGGTTGATCCGATTTGATACCAGTTTAAATCCTGACATAACAATTGCTGTACGTCTCAATGAGAATGCCACTGAGATTTTGGATTATTACTTGCTTCCCACCACCGAAAAGGTAAATGAAAAACTACGATTAGCGGAGAGCAATCCTGCCGAACTTGAAATCTACCGCCATGATAATTTAGATCGCTTTTTTATTATGGTTGAACGTATTTTAGTCAAGGAGTTTATCTATGCAAAACGACACCATTCAAATTCTTCCTATCGATAA
- a CDS encoding protein ComM (COG0606 Predicted ATPase with chaperone activity): MSLAIVYSRASIGVQAPLVTIEVHFSNGKPQFNLVGLPEKTVKEAQDRVRSALLNAQFKYPAKRITVNLAPADLPKEGGRFDLPIALGMLAAAGQIEAQKLQQFEFVGELALTGELRGVQGVIPAILAAQKAKRKLIIASQNANEASLVSNQQTYFANNLLDVVNFLNDRVNLPLASTLTTQSEVNFSVKNPLDLTDIIGQQHAKRALTIAAAGQHNLLFLGPPGTGKTMLASRLTMLLPDMTDQEAIETAAVTSLVHNELNFHNWKQRCEN, translated from the coding sequence ATGTCTCTTGCTATTGTATATAGTCGTGCTTCTATTGGTGTACAAGCCCCTCTAGTAACAATTGAAGTACATTTTAGCAATGGTAAACCACAATTTAATTTAGTTGGTTTACCAGAAAAAACCGTGAAAGAAGCACAAGATCGAGTACGTAGTGCATTATTAAATGCTCAATTCAAATATCCTGCCAAGCGCATTACCGTTAATCTTGCACCAGCCGACTTACCCAAAGAAGGAGGGCGTTTTGATTTACCTATTGCTCTAGGTATGCTCGCAGCAGCAGGACAAATAGAAGCACAAAAACTTCAGCAATTTGAGTTTGTTGGTGAATTAGCACTTACTGGTGAACTACGTGGTGTACAAGGTGTTATTCCAGCCATTCTTGCTGCGCAAAAAGCAAAGCGAAAGTTAATTATAGCCAGCCAAAATGCCAATGAAGCAAGCCTAGTTTCAAACCAGCAAACTTATTTTGCGAATAATTTATTAGATGTTGTGAACTTTTTAAACGATCGCGTCAACTTGCCTCTAGCTTCAACATTGACTACACAAAGTGAAGTTAATTTTTCCGTAAAAAATCCATTGGATTTAACTGATATTATTGGCCAACAACATGCTAAACGAGCCTTAACTATTGCTGCAGCAGGACAACATAATTTACTCTTTTTGGGTCCACCAGGTACTGGAAAAACGATGTTAGCCAGTCGCTTAACCATGCTACTGCCCGATATGACAGATCAAGAAGCAATTGAAACAGCAGCAGTAACTAGTTTGGTACATAATGAGTTAAATTTTCATAATTGGAAACAACGTTGTGAAAACTAG
- the engB gene encoding GTP-binding protein YsxC (COG0218 Predicted GTPase) — MSDIKLNYHKTHFLTSAPNIRTLPEDTGIEIAFAGRSNAGKSTALNALTNQKSLARTSKTPGRTQLINLFEVEPQCKLVDLPGYGYAAVPEQMKIQWQKSLGEYLQKRECLAGLVVLMDIRHPLKDLDQQMIEWAVSAHLPVLLLLTKADKLSQSARSKQVKMVREAILPFQGDIQVEAFSALNRIGIDRLSTKLDSWFAPIFAEK, encoded by the coding sequence ATGTCTGACATCAAATTGAATTATCACAAAACACATTTCCTCACTAGCGCCCCTAATATTCGTACTTTACCAGAAGATACGGGTATTGAAATTGCTTTTGCAGGTCGTTCAAATGCAGGAAAATCAACCGCATTAAATGCTTTAACAAATCAAAAAAGTTTAGCAAGAACGTCAAAAACTCCTGGACGTACTCAATTAATTAACCTATTTGAAGTTGAGCCACAATGTAAACTAGTAGACTTACCTGGTTATGGCTATGCCGCCGTTCCTGAACAAATGAAAATTCAATGGCAAAAATCCCTTGGTGAATATTTACAAAAACGGGAATGTTTAGCTGGTTTAGTAGTATTAATGGATATCCGCCATCCACTTAAAGATCTCGATCAACAAATGATTGAATGGGCAGTTTCTGCTCACTTACCTGTATTATTATTATTAACGAAAGCAGATAAGCTCAGCCAAAGCGCTCGAAGTAAACAAGTCAAAATGGTCCGTGAAGCTATTTTACCTTTCCAAGGTGATATCCAAGTCGAAGCGTTTTCTGCTTTGAATAGAATTGGTATTGATCGCCTATCAACAAAATTAGATAGCTGGTTTGCCCCCATTTTTGCTGAAAAATAA